The Micavibrio sp. TMED2 genome includes a window with the following:
- a CDS encoding cysteine--tRNA ligase: MTIKLHNSMTRAKEDFTPIDPDHVRMYVCGPTVYDFAHIGNARPVVVFDVLYRLLRLEYPKVTYVRNITDIEDKIMDAAKVNGESIEALTQRTADQFHEDVEALGTMIPDQEPRATAFVGEMLALIDRLVADGHAYEADGHVLFNVPSMPNYGRLSKLDRDAQIAGARVEVAPYKRDPADFVLWKPSRDDQPGWDSNYGRGRPGWHIECSAMSEAILGLPFDIHGGGQDLIFPHHENEIAQSCCAHKVETMANYWLHNGYLMVDGEKMSKSLGNFYTVRELLDDFRGEEIRFTLLSTHYRSPLDFTKDGLKQSRSALDRLYGALRSTQDLSIDRIPEPPADLVAALRDDLNTPLAISKLHGLAAIINKSDDPAERAKAKGELLAAGDLLGLLQQDAEAWYKWQPSARASLDEQVINDLIEERQTAKQDRDFARADEIRDQLKDQGVLLEDGPTGTTWRRTG; the protein is encoded by the coding sequence ATGACGATTAAACTCCACAACTCCATGACCCGGGCGAAGGAAGACTTCACGCCCATCGACCCTGACCATGTCCGCATGTATGTCTGTGGTCCCACGGTCTATGACTTTGCCCATATCGGCAATGCCCGTCCGGTTGTGGTGTTCGATGTGCTGTATCGCCTGCTGCGCCTTGAGTATCCGAAGGTCACCTATGTCCGGAACATCACGGATATTGAAGACAAGATCATGGATGCGGCCAAGGTCAATGGCGAGAGCATTGAGGCACTGACCCAGCGCACTGCTGACCAGTTCCATGAAGACGTGGAAGCGCTCGGCACGATGATCCCGGATCAGGAGCCGCGGGCAACGGCGTTTGTTGGCGAGATGCTGGCGCTAATTGACCGGCTGGTTGCCGATGGCCATGCCTATGAGGCCGATGGCCATGTGCTGTTCAATGTGCCGTCGATGCCGAATTACGGTCGCCTGTCCAAGCTCGACCGCGATGCCCAGATTGCCGGTGCCCGGGTTGAGGTTGCACCGTACAAGCGCGATCCCGCCGATTTCGTGTTGTGGAAACCATCCCGAGACGACCAGCCGGGCTGGGACAGCAATTACGGTCGTGGCCGTCCGGGCTGGCATATCGAGTGCTCGGCCATGTCAGAGGCGATCCTCGGCCTGCCATTCGATATTCATGGCGGCGGTCAGGACCTGATCTTCCCGCACCATGAGAACGAAATCGCCCAGAGCTGCTGCGCCCACAAGGTCGAGACCATGGCCAATTACTGGCTGCACAATGGCTACCTGATGGTCGATGGCGAGAAGATGTCGAAATCGCTCGGCAATTTCTACACCGTACGGGAGCTGCTGGATGATTTCCGGGGTGAGGAAATCCGCTTCACGCTGCTCTCGACCCATTACCGCTCGCCGCTTGACTTCACCAAGGACGGGCTGAAACAGTCACGCAGCGCGCTGGATCGCCTCTATGGTGCCTTGCGGTCGACGCAGGACCTCAGCATTGACCGGATACCGGAACCGCCAGCCGATCTGGTTGCGGCCCTGCGGGATGATCTGAATACGCCGCTTGCGATCAGCAAGCTGCATGGCCTCGCTGCCATCATCAACAAATCCGACGATCCTGCCGAACGGGCAAAGGCGAAAGGTGAGTTGCTGGCAGCCGGTGATCTGCTCGGCCTGCTGCAACAGGATGCCGAGGCGTGGTACAAATGGCAGCCATCCGCCCGAGCCAGCCTCGATGAACAGGTCATCAATGATCTGATCGAGGAGCGGCAAACGGCGAAGCAGGATCGGGATTTTGCCCGTGCCGACGAAATCCGCGACCAGCTCAAGGATCAGGGCGTGCTGCTTGAGGATGGCCCGACCGGGACAACCTGGAGGCGCACCGGATGA
- a CDS encoding glutamate--tRNA ligase has product MSRPVAVRFAPSPTGNIHVGNVRPALINWLFARSHDGEFLFRLDDTDPERSKQEYADNIARDLEWLGLKWDRFARQSDRMDRYELAKQFLIESGRLYPCYETPEELSLKRKSLLSRGKPPIYDRAALRLSDEDKAKYEAEGRVPHWRFKLEDAPIVWNDLGHGELSFKGRDLTDPVLYREDGRPIYTISSVVDDLELNITHVIRGDDHIANTAVQIQLMEALVPHCGGAVPVFGHLPLLAAANGDKLSKRNGALSVADMRADSGIEPMAVLSLLAKIGTSDPIEARSSLDQLIAEFDMTKFSKATPRFDPEEVRRLTVKLIQDMPFAAVKEKLAARDGMPEIDEAFWEAVRPNLNSLDDIADWHRVANGPVEPIIEDADFIRQAAEVAPEGPWSETTWSEWIGKVKDATGRKGKALFMPLRQALTGMDHGPELKDLLPLIGRERALARMNGEAR; this is encoded by the coding sequence ATGTCACGACCTGTTGCCGTCCGTTTTGCGCCAAGCCCGACCGGAAATATCCATGTGGGCAATGTGCGTCCGGCCCTTATCAACTGGCTGTTTGCCCGCAGCCATGATGGCGAGTTCCTGTTCCGTCTCGACGATACCGACCCGGAGCGCTCTAAACAGGAATATGCTGACAACATCGCCCGCGATCTCGAATGGCTTGGCCTCAAATGGGACCGTTTTGCCCGTCAGAGCGACCGCATGGACCGCTATGAGTTGGCCAAGCAGTTCCTGATTGAAAGCGGTCGTCTGTATCCGTGCTACGAGACCCCGGAAGAGCTGTCGCTGAAGCGGAAAAGCCTGCTGTCACGCGGCAAGCCACCGATCTATGACCGCGCTGCACTGCGTCTGAGCGACGAGGACAAGGCGAAGTATGAGGCCGAGGGACGGGTGCCGCATTGGCGTTTCAAACTCGAGGATGCGCCGATTGTCTGGAACGATCTCGGCCATGGCGAGCTGAGCTTCAAGGGCCGCGATCTGACCGATCCCGTGCTGTACCGTGAGGATGGTCGCCCGATCTATACCATCAGCTCGGTTGTCGACGATCTTGAGCTGAACATCACCCATGTGATCCGCGGCGATGATCATATCGCCAATACCGCCGTGCAAATCCAGTTGATGGAAGCACTGGTGCCCCATTGTGGTGGCGCGGTGCCTGTATTCGGCCACCTGCCACTGCTCGCGGCTGCCAATGGCGACAAGCTGTCCAAGCGTAATGGCGCGCTCAGCGTTGCCGATATGCGGGCGGATTCCGGCATTGAGCCGATGGCGGTGCTGAGCCTGCTGGCCAAGATCGGTACCTCCGATCCGATTGAGGCACGCTCAAGCCTCGATCAGCTGATTGCCGAATTCGACATGACCAAATTCTCCAAGGCCACCCCGCGCTTTGATCCCGAAGAGGTGCGCCGTCTGACGGTGAAACTGATTCAGGACATGCCGTTCGCGGCGGTGAAGGAGAAGCTGGCGGCCCGCGACGGCATGCCGGAAATCGACGAGGCATTCTGGGAAGCGGTGCGACCGAACCTCAACTCCCTCGACGACATTGCCGATTGGCACCGGGTTGCCAATGGCCCGGTCGAGCCGATAATCGAGGATGCCGACTTTATCCGTCAGGCAGCCGAGGTGGCCCCGGAAGGGCCATGGTCGGAAACCACATGGTCGGAATGGATCGGCAAGGTCAAGGATGCGACCGGTCGCAAGGGCAAGGCCTTGTTCATGCCGCTGCGTCAGGCGCTGACCGGCATGGATCACGGACCAGAACTGAAGGATCTGTTGCCACTGATCGGGCGTGAACGCGCTCTGGCACGAATGAATGGTGAAGCGCGCTGA